Proteins encoded together in one Miscanthus floridulus cultivar M001 chromosome 16, ASM1932011v1, whole genome shotgun sequence window:
- the LOC136512481 gene encoding REF/SRPP-like protein OsI_017815: protein MADSTANDAPVANTQPTTEEEVTVERAAATASEEEEERLRYLEFVQQAAAQALVLAAAAYAYAKQGAGPLRPGVDHVEGTVKAVVRPVYDRFHAVPLDLLKFIDRKVGESVEEIDRRVPPVVKEAPTLARSAAKEVRQAGLVGTATGLAKSAIARAEPKARELYTRYEPVAERRAAEAWVALNRLPLVPSVTRAVLPTAAQLSARYNSAVRDGAKRGNTVATYLPLVPTERLARVFAYPMADVAPAPEMQPIPSQ, encoded by the exons ATGGCCGATTCCACCGCCAACGACGCCCCGGTCGCCAACACCCAGCCCACCACGGAG GAGGAGGTGACGGTGGAGAGGGCCGCGGCGACGgcgtcggaggaggaggaggagaggctgCGGTACCTCGAGTTCGTGCAGCAGGCGGCGGCGCAGGCGCTGGTGCTGGCGGCCGCGGCCTACGCGTACGCCAAGCAGGGCGCCGGCCCGCTCCGCCCCGGCGTTGACCATGTCGAGGGCACCGTCAAGGCCGTCGTGCGCCCGGTGTACGACCGCTTCCACGCCGTCCCGCTTGACCTGCTCAAGTTCATCGACCGCAAG GTTGGCGAGTCTGTTGAGGAGATTGACCGCCGTGTCCCTCCAGTGGTCAAGGAAGCCCCAACCCTTGCCCGCTCGGCTGCAAAGGAGGTCCGTCAGGCCGGCCTGGTGGGCACGGCTACTGGCCTCGCCAAGTCAGCCATTGCCCGTGCGGAGCCAAAGGCCCGGGAGCTCTACACCCGTTATGAGCCCGTGGCAGAGCGCCGTGCAGCTGAGGCTTGGGTGGCCCTGAACCGCCTCCCGCTGGTGCCTTCAGTCACCAGGGCTGTCCTCCCCACGGCTGCGCAGCTCTCAGCCAGGTACAATTCAGCGGTGCGTGACGGTGCCAAGCGTGGGAACACCGTGGCCACCTATCTCCCGCTTGTGCCCACTGAGCGGCTCGCCCGGGTGTTCGCGTACCCCATGGCTGACGTTGCCCCAGCACCAGAGATGCAGCCTATCCCCTCCCAGTAG